The Blastomonas fulva genome contains a region encoding:
- a CDS encoding MaoC family dehydratase, giving the protein MRDGAMEVAPGRFRETFGRAYEDFVVGHIYEHRPGRTITDADNVWFTLLTMNTHPAHFDYEYAKKTEFGKPLVCSPLTVALMVGMSVSDVSQKAVANLGWDNIRLTNPLFPGDTLYAESEVLDKRESSSRPEQGIVTVKTVGRNQHGDVVCTFSRTMLIWKRGFGPSDD; this is encoded by the coding sequence ATGCGTGATGGAGCCATGGAAGTAGCACCGGGCCGCTTTCGCGAGACCTTCGGCCGCGCGTACGAGGATTTCGTGGTCGGGCATATCTATGAGCACCGGCCCGGGCGCACGATCACCGATGCCGACAATGTGTGGTTCACGCTGCTGACGATGAACACCCATCCGGCGCATTTCGATTACGAATATGCCAAGAAGACCGAGTTCGGAAAACCTCTGGTCTGCTCGCCGCTCACCGTCGCATTGATGGTGGGGATGAGCGTTTCGGATGTCAGCCAGAAGGCGGTGGCGAACCTGGGCTGGGACAATATCCGCCTGACGAACCCTTTGTTTCCCGGCGACACGCTCTACGCCGAGAGCGAAGTACTCGACAAGCGCGAGTCCTCCTCGCGCCCGGAACAGGGGATCGTCACGGTCAAGACCGTCGGCAGGAACCAGCATGGCGATGTGGTATGCACTTTCAGCCGCACCATGCTGATCTGGAAGCGCGGATTCGGCCCTTCGGACGATTGA
- a CDS encoding HpcH/HpaI aldolase/citrate lyase family protein: protein MFAANSILFVPGSRPERIAKALGSAADCVCIDLEDAVAPADKDSARDSVLAALPQLDRHRVAVRINGTMTRAGLKDIIALAESGHAPALLLVPMVEHESEIVQLARVLDNPATQLVPLVETVAGLRRAHRIAAQPGVAAMMFGGGDFSAQLGVDLAYDPLLVARGQFIMACADAGVPAIDVPFIRLDDAAGLADECRKVRSLGFAAKAAIHPAQVDAINTAFGADAAALAEAREAIAAYEAAGGMAIRHNGKMLEAPIVARMRAMVAREAQKNEKETIDA, encoded by the coding sequence ATGTTCGCTGCCAACAGTATCCTGTTCGTGCCTGGCTCGCGCCCCGAGCGCATTGCCAAGGCGCTGGGCAGCGCCGCCGATTGCGTGTGCATCGACCTTGAAGATGCGGTTGCGCCTGCAGACAAGGACAGCGCGCGCGACTCGGTTCTCGCAGCATTGCCGCAACTCGACCGCCACCGCGTCGCGGTGCGGATCAACGGCACGATGACGCGCGCAGGGCTCAAGGACATCATCGCGCTCGCCGAATCGGGCCACGCCCCCGCGCTGCTGCTGGTACCGATGGTCGAGCATGAAAGCGAGATCGTGCAGCTTGCGCGCGTGCTCGACAATCCTGCCACGCAGCTGGTGCCGCTGGTCGAGACCGTGGCCGGCCTGCGCCGCGCGCACCGGATCGCGGCGCAGCCGGGGGTAGCCGCGATGATGTTCGGCGGCGGCGATTTTTCCGCGCAGCTGGGCGTCGATCTGGCTTATGATCCGCTGCTCGTCGCGCGGGGCCAGTTCATCATGGCCTGCGCCGATGCCGGCGTGCCCGCGATCGACGTTCCCTTCATCCGCCTCGACGATGCGGCAGGGCTCGCCGACGAATGCCGCAAGGTGCGCAGCCTCGGCTTTGCCGCCAAGGCCGCGATCCACCCGGCGCAGGTCGATGCGATCAACACCGCGTTCGGCGCGGATGCCGCAGCCCTTGCCGAGGCGCGCGAGGCGATCGCGGCCTATGAGGCCGCCGGCGGCATGGCAATTCGCCACAACGGAAAGATGCTGGAGGCCCCCATCGTGGCGCGGATGCGCGCGATGGTGGCCCGTGAAGCCCAAAAGAACGAAAAGGAGACAATCGATGCGTGA
- a CDS encoding TonB-dependent receptor, with protein sequence MTHRFKASLLAVSALTSVPAMAQQEADPARGASDDVIIVTARKTEETLQEAPTTVSVVTAAAIDRLGLDNLTDIAKTVPGLVFDDTFGRDANRPVIRGQANILGQSGVAFFIDGIYYSGSLADYDVDTVERFEVVKGPQSALYGRNTYSGAINLISKAPGDTWTGRVQADIAEDDRYEVTANVRGPLAQGLGIALGGRVLDNAGAFRNAFDGTKIGKQQSYSGFGLLQFNNGGPFRASLRANYNVLDDGQPAIFAQPANANNCFPDNSALYRGQSRYFCGTIQPQQVNTDYRRQFVDPENVGLESKTLNAAFRMDFDFTDELTLTSLTGYNRRTANTKTDGDYSPNSFNMVIFAYGATGPAPAPIVPPRTTRFTAFATSVQDFTFSNRQVTDDWSQELRLAYEGERIQLMLGGYYFDQSDVSRDTRIVPPGSLARAQANSAAATASLCAQLPTCGIFTPINVTAANLPESRNINQFDIENKAIFGSATFDITDTLSFSAEGRYAEEQIRQTTFTFNNGQALPAPRVVQATFKEFTPRFTLSWQASRDNLFYAVYAEGQKPGGFNSNQAILAGFPTFDPEDNKTYEIGTKNTFFDGKLTANLALYHTEVKGYQITQNVSVPPNQVSLTRNGGNARVNGAELELLIRPVRNFTVTANYSYVNAKFTAGTDENLGLINDLIDDRLANCSTGDQFPNIAGCQSLFGSIRGKRVPRAPAHTMFVDVDYRRPVSSEWDFFVGSNVNMVSTSFDQVLNFAETGGSVVVDARLGFQSDRFRVMAYARNLFDEDSVAQIIRYADANADLRRNFIAGLRPPRRIGIILTASF encoded by the coding sequence ATGACACACAGGTTCAAGGCGTCCTTGCTCGCAGTTTCCGCGCTCACCAGCGTGCCCGCCATGGCCCAGCAGGAAGCCGACCCTGCCAGAGGGGCCAGTGACGATGTGATCATCGTGACCGCGCGCAAGACCGAAGAGACGCTGCAGGAGGCGCCAACCACGGTTTCGGTGGTCACCGCTGCGGCGATCGACCGGCTCGGCCTCGACAACCTCACCGATATTGCCAAGACCGTCCCCGGCCTCGTGTTCGACGACACTTTCGGCCGCGATGCCAACCGCCCGGTAATCCGCGGCCAGGCCAACATCCTGGGCCAGTCGGGCGTCGCCTTCTTCATCGACGGCATCTATTATTCGGGCTCGCTCGCCGATTACGACGTCGACACGGTCGAACGCTTCGAAGTGGTCAAGGGCCCGCAATCGGCCCTGTATGGCCGCAACACCTATTCGGGCGCGATCAACCTCATCTCCAAGGCGCCGGGCGATACCTGGACCGGCCGGGTGCAGGCCGACATCGCCGAGGACGACCGCTATGAGGTGACCGCCAATGTCCGCGGACCGCTGGCGCAAGGCCTGGGCATCGCGCTCGGCGGCCGGGTGCTCGACAATGCCGGCGCCTTCCGCAACGCCTTTGACGGCACCAAGATCGGCAAGCAGCAGAGCTATTCGGGATTCGGGCTGTTGCAGTTCAATAATGGCGGCCCCTTCCGCGCCTCGCTGCGCGCCAACTACAACGTCCTCGACGATGGCCAGCCCGCGATCTTCGCACAGCCGGCCAACGCCAACAACTGCTTCCCCGACAACAGCGCTTTGTATCGCGGCCAGAGCCGCTATTTCTGCGGCACCATCCAGCCGCAGCAGGTCAACACCGATTACCGCCGCCAGTTCGTCGATCCGGAAAATGTCGGGCTTGAGTCCAAGACGCTCAATGCAGCGTTCCGGATGGATTTCGACTTCACCGACGAGCTGACGCTGACCAGCCTCACCGGCTACAACCGCCGCACCGCCAACACCAAGACCGACGGCGATTATTCGCCCAACAGCTTCAACATGGTGATTTTCGCTTATGGCGCGACCGGTCCTGCGCCTGCCCCCATCGTTCCGCCGCGCACCACCCGGTTCACCGCCTTTGCAACATCGGTGCAGGATTTCACCTTCTCCAACCGCCAGGTGACCGACGACTGGTCGCAGGAACTGCGCCTTGCCTATGAGGGCGAGCGGATCCAGCTTATGCTGGGCGGCTATTATTTCGATCAGAGCGATGTCTCGCGCGACACCCGCATCGTGCCGCCGGGGTCGCTGGCGCGGGCGCAGGCCAATTCGGCTGCGGCGACCGCATCCTTGTGCGCGCAGCTGCCAACCTGCGGCATCTTCACGCCGATCAACGTGACCGCCGCCAACCTGCCCGAATCGCGCAACATCAATCAGTTCGATATCGAGAACAAGGCGATCTTCGGCTCGGCCACCTTCGACATCACCGATACCCTCTCGTTCTCGGCAGAGGGCCGCTATGCCGAGGAGCAGATCCGCCAGACCACCTTCACCTTCAACAACGGCCAGGCGCTGCCCGCCCCGCGCGTGGTGCAGGCGACGTTCAAGGAATTCACCCCGCGCTTCACGCTGAGCTGGCAGGCCTCGCGCGACAACCTGTTCTATGCCGTCTATGCCGAGGGCCAGAAGCCCGGCGGCTTCAACAGCAATCAGGCGATCCTGGCGGGCTTTCCGACCTTCGATCCGGAAGACAACAAGACCTATGAAATCGGCACCAAGAACACCTTTTTCGACGGCAAGCTGACCGCGAACCTTGCGCTCTATCACACCGAGGTGAAGGGCTATCAGATCACCCAGAACGTCTCTGTGCCACCCAACCAGGTCTCGCTGACCCGCAACGGCGGCAATGCGCGGGTCAACGGCGCCGAGCTCGAGCTGCTGATCCGGCCGGTACGCAATTTCACGGTCACTGCCAACTACAGCTATGTGAACGCCAAGTTCACCGCCGGAACCGACGAGAATCTGGGCCTGATCAACGATTTGATCGACGACCGGCTCGCCAACTGCTCGACCGGGGACCAGTTCCCCAACATTGCAGGCTGCCAGTCGCTATTCGGATCGATCCGCGGCAAGCGCGTTCCGCGCGCGCCTGCGCACACCATGTTCGTCGATGTCGATTACCGCAGGCCGGTCAGCAGCGAATGGGACTTCTTCGTCGGCAGCAACGTCAACATGGTCTCGACCAGCTTCGACCAGGTGCTGAACTTTGCCGAGACCGGCGGATCGGTGGTGGTCGATGCCCGGCTGGGCTTCCAGAGCGACCGCTTCCGCGTGATGGCCTATGCCCGCAACCTGTTCGACGAGGATTCGGTGGCGCAGATCATCCGCTATGCCGATGCCAATGCCGACCTGCGCCGCAACTTCATCGCAGGGCTTCGCCCGCCGCGGCGCATCGGCATCATCCTGACCGCCAGCTTCTGA
- a CDS encoding TonB-dependent receptor, with the protein MINLRLATAASAIAVALASPAYAQNADQAGTSESETQQGLSEIIVTAQRRQESVQDVPIAISAFTADQLRDQGVSNTLQLGQYVPNLVAQNNTGIGSANAYFLRGLGSTETIATFDPPVGTYVDDIYLSRQNANNLALFDVARVEVLRGPQGTLFGRNTTGGAINVIMAEPGDTIGGYGEVGYGRFDRKLVRGSIDLPLADSFAVKLSGYWQDDDGYVKNVSTGDRLNDDDGWGVRLGIRGELAPWARWRASYAHMVSEGENILNFTCNPANPADCSGRFATTGLRETPASATPYAPLAISGRKAGYGLGQQAVTDLITSNLAFDIADNTTLSLITGYVSLTQQFALDFFDGRGGPSASVPFPTIQRYARGGFTILNDGQHQQFTQEIKLDGSFGNGLVDYVAGFFYIDERNRTDLADVFSISPAVSLLLADRIIRNTTKAYAGYVQADLNITDQLKLTAGVRYTDETKNFSITDNRASCNDGTVEATCMANVNLRAANGVAIPRSQNVKIWTPRFALNYKPSDDILLFASATKGFKSGGWNARATAPSQFLPFDEERVWSYEAGFKSEFFDNKVRANVTAFWMDVSDLQILAGLLNPATGAITFLTRNFADYRNKGIEAELTVAPVTGLTLYANVGYQDDNYRVPNAPAGNDAFGIQNVQAQLAACRAQLAAGQIPASANSAPAGTPVNNAPACAAGIVTANGTIATPVRTPDWSLALGGSYKAPLGDSGLTLVPSVNASYRSRQEVAIANLSIYNQAVTRGGRTTPANPFGDGAFIAGSESPAAWLINAGLALNGPDNAWQLAVECTNCFNEEFIQSSLSNYSYLNQPMMWTVRARYNF; encoded by the coding sequence ATGATCAATCTACGTTTGGCAACTGCTGCCTCAGCGATCGCGGTCGCACTTGCATCCCCGGCCTATGCCCAGAACGCCGATCAGGCAGGGACGAGCGAATCGGAAACCCAGCAGGGGTTGAGCGAGATCATCGTCACTGCCCAGCGCCGACAGGAAAGCGTGCAGGACGTGCCGATCGCGATCAGCGCGTTCACCGCCGACCAGCTGCGCGACCAGGGCGTGTCCAACACGCTGCAGCTGGGCCAGTATGTTCCCAACCTGGTTGCGCAGAACAACACCGGCATCGGTTCGGCCAACGCCTACTTCCTGCGCGGCCTTGGCTCGACCGAGACGATCGCGACCTTCGATCCGCCGGTTGGCACCTATGTCGACGACATCTACCTCTCGCGCCAGAACGCTAACAACCTTGCGCTGTTCGATGTCGCGCGGGTCGAGGTGCTGCGCGGGCCGCAGGGCACGCTGTTCGGCCGCAACACCACCGGCGGCGCGATCAACGTCATCATGGCAGAACCCGGCGACACCATCGGCGGCTATGGCGAGGTCGGTTATGGCCGGTTCGACCGCAAGCTGGTGCGCGGATCGATCGATCTGCCGCTGGCGGACAGCTTCGCAGTCAAGCTGTCGGGATACTGGCAGGATGACGATGGCTATGTGAAGAACGTCTCCACCGGCGATCGGCTGAACGATGACGATGGCTGGGGCGTCAGGCTGGGCATCCGCGGCGAGCTTGCCCCCTGGGCCCGCTGGCGCGCGAGCTATGCGCATATGGTGTCGGAGGGCGAGAACATCCTCAACTTCACCTGCAACCCGGCCAACCCCGCCGATTGCAGCGGCCGTTTCGCCACCACCGGGCTGCGCGAGACCCCCGCATCGGCAACCCCCTATGCGCCGCTGGCGATTTCGGGACGCAAGGCGGGCTATGGCCTGGGGCAGCAGGCGGTAACCGACCTCATCACCTCGAACCTCGCGTTCGACATCGCCGACAACACCACGCTCAGCCTGATCACCGGCTATGTCAGCCTGACCCAGCAGTTCGCGCTCGACTTCTTCGATGGCCGCGGCGGCCCCTCGGCGAGCGTCCCGTTCCCCACCATCCAGCGTTATGCGCGCGGCGGCTTCACCATCCTCAACGATGGCCAGCACCAGCAGTTCACCCAGGAAATCAAGCTCGACGGCAGCTTCGGCAATGGCCTGGTCGATTATGTCGCGGGCTTCTTCTACATCGACGAGCGCAACCGCACCGATCTGGCGGACGTTTTCTCGATCTCGCCTGCGGTCTCGCTGCTGCTTGCCGACCGCATCATCCGCAACACCACCAAGGCCTATGCCGGATACGTCCAGGCCGATCTTAACATCACCGATCAGCTCAAGCTGACCGCGGGCGTGCGCTATACCGACGAGACCAAGAACTTCTCGATCACGGACAACCGTGCCTCGTGCAACGACGGCACGGTCGAGGCGACGTGCATGGCCAATGTCAATCTGCGCGCGGCCAATGGCGTAGCCATCCCGCGCAGCCAGAACGTCAAGATCTGGACACCGCGCTTTGCGCTCAACTACAAGCCCAGCGACGACATCCTGCTGTTCGCCTCGGCGACCAAGGGCTTCAAGTCGGGCGGCTGGAACGCGCGTGCCACCGCGCCCAGCCAGTTCCTGCCCTTCGACGAGGAACGCGTGTGGAGCTATGAGGCTGGCTTCAAGAGCGAGTTCTTCGACAACAAGGTGCGCGCCAACGTCACCGCGTTCTGGATGGATGTCAGCGACCTGCAGATTCTCGCCGGTCTGCTCAATCCGGCCACCGGGGCGATCACCTTCCTCACCCGCAACTTTGCCGATTACCGCAACAAGGGCATCGAGGCCGAGCTGACCGTAGCCCCGGTCACCGGGCTGACGCTCTATGCCAATGTCGGCTATCAGGACGACAATTACCGCGTCCCCAATGCCCCCGCCGGAAACGATGCGTTCGGCATCCAGAACGTCCAGGCGCAGCTTGCGGCGTGCCGGGCGCAGCTGGCGGCGGGGCAGATTCCCGCCAGTGCCAACTCGGCGCCGGCCGGAACCCCGGTCAACAACGCGCCTGCCTGCGCCGCCGGGATCGTCACCGCCAACGGCACGATCGCAACCCCGGTGCGCACGCCCGACTGGTCGCTGGCGCTGGGCGGCAGCTACAAGGCGCCGCTCGGCGACAGCGGGCTGACCTTGGTTCCCTCGGTCAACGCCAGCTACCGCTCGCGCCAGGAAGTCGCGATCGCCAACCTGTCGATCTATAATCAGGCGGTCACCCGCGGTGGCCGCACCACGCCTGCCAACCCGTTCGGTGATGGCGCTTTCATCGCCGGATCGGAAAGCCCGGCGGCCTGGCTGATCAATGCGGGGCTCGCGCTCAACGGGCCCGACAATGCCTGGCAGCTCGCGGTGGAGTGCACCAACTGCTTCAACGAGGAGTTTATCCAGTCCTCGCTGTCGAACTACAGCTATCTCAACCAGCCGATGATGTGGACGGTGCGTGCGCGCTACAATTTCTAA
- a CDS encoding DUF1838 family protein produces the protein MRIGTLTLAALLAAIPLSAPAEARTLDPAKPEDALEIMKRTQCGVKDNVPAVYRWAGKIFSRRDGEPDKHLFNMEGMNIRQCVTVTDAQRGTGYRMVSREITLYLDPKTGEVLRNWQNPYTGKTVEVMHIANDPVNSRPSFPIGADGKPYSIALTRMGDMLLMGFEAPLYYVNPLAGDYQDYVGNKYHAMEIFDFSMPASTLDTKVASVNPTVAWVRISDWMPWMMMEGRQGQMVFNAMGVKLKSFDELPEVMKQEIATYYPEYTAAPPVDDARPNETTWTVFKKKIDAKRAKDGTKPAASH, from the coding sequence ATGCGTATCGGCACACTCACTCTGGCTGCCCTGCTGGCGGCAATTCCCTTGAGCGCCCCGGCTGAAGCCCGCACGCTCGACCCTGCCAAACCCGAAGACGCGCTGGAGATCATGAAGCGCACCCAGTGCGGCGTAAAGGACAACGTGCCCGCGGTATATCGCTGGGCCGGCAAGATCTTCAGCCGCCGCGATGGCGAGCCCGACAAGCACCTGTTCAACATGGAAGGGATGAACATCCGCCAGTGCGTGACGGTGACCGATGCCCAGCGCGGCACCGGCTATCGCATGGTCAGCCGCGAGATCACTTTGTATCTCGACCCCAAGACCGGCGAGGTGCTGCGCAACTGGCAGAACCCCTATACCGGCAAGACCGTCGAGGTGATGCACATCGCCAACGATCCGGTGAACTCGCGCCCCAGCTTCCCGATCGGCGCCGACGGCAAGCCCTATTCGATCGCGCTCACCCGCATGGGCGACATGCTGCTGATGGGCTTCGAGGCGCCGCTCTATTACGTCAACCCGCTGGCGGGCGACTATCAGGACTATGTCGGCAACAAGTACCACGCGATGGAGATCTTCGATTTCTCGATGCCCGCATCGACGCTCGACACCAAGGTCGCCTCGGTCAACCCCACGGTCGCCTGGGTGCGCATTTCCGACTGGATGCCCTGGATGATGATGGAAGGCCGCCAGGGCCAGATGGTGTTCAATGCAATGGGGGTGAAGCTCAAGAGCTTCGACGAGCTGCCTGAGGTGATGAAGCAGGAAATCGCGACCTATTATCCCGAATACACCGCCGCCCCGCCGGTCGATGATGCCCGCCCCAATGAGACGACATGGACGGTGTTCAAGAAGAAGATCGACGCCAAGCGGGCGAAGGACGGCACCAAGCCTGCGGCATCGCACTGA
- a CDS encoding acyl-CoA dehydrogenase family protein, which produces MASLPKEEMRTIDADEEAAFLDAIDRWIEREVKPVVMHHDHNDIWPEELVAQMVEMGLFGATIGQEYGGLGLPATTYAKIVARISSYWMAITGIFNSHLIMACAVERFGTPVQKAKWLPKFASGEIRGGLALTEPNAGTDLQAIRTTAVRDGDHYVINGTKTWISNAIKGSCFALLVKTDAKADPRYKGMSLFIAPKQEGFTVGKKFDKLGYKAIDSAELIFDNYRLPAENLIGGVEGQGFFQATGGLELGRINVAARGVGLADGSLRLATEYAQLRQTMGKPIADHQAIQLKIGEMVTRARAARLLTLDAAEAYDRGERCDMEAGMAKYFASEAAVRNSEEAMRIHGGYAYSKEYEIERYYRDALLMCIGEGTNEMQRMIISKQWVKRNPV; this is translated from the coding sequence ATGGCAAGCCTGCCAAAAGAAGAGATGCGCACGATCGACGCGGATGAGGAGGCGGCCTTTCTCGACGCCATCGACCGCTGGATCGAACGCGAAGTCAAGCCCGTGGTCATGCACCACGACCATAACGACATCTGGCCCGAGGAGCTGGTCGCGCAGATGGTCGAAATGGGGCTGTTCGGTGCCACTATCGGCCAGGAATATGGCGGCCTCGGCCTGCCTGCGACGACCTATGCCAAGATCGTCGCGCGGATCTCGTCGTACTGGATGGCGATCACCGGCATCTTCAACTCGCACCTGATCATGGCGTGCGCGGTCGAGCGTTTCGGCACCCCGGTGCAGAAGGCGAAATGGCTGCCCAAGTTCGCCAGCGGCGAGATTCGCGGTGGGCTTGCGCTGACCGAGCCCAATGCCGGCACCGACCTGCAGGCGATCCGCACGACGGCGGTCCGCGATGGCGATCACTATGTCATCAACGGCACCAAGACCTGGATTTCGAATGCCATCAAGGGCAGCTGCTTTGCGCTGCTGGTCAAGACCGACGCTAAGGCGGACCCGCGCTACAAGGGGATGAGCCTGTTCATCGCCCCCAAGCAGGAAGGCTTCACCGTCGGCAAGAAGTTCGACAAGCTGGGCTACAAGGCGATCGACAGCGCCGAGCTGATCTTCGACAACTATCGTCTGCCTGCCGAGAACCTGATCGGCGGGGTCGAGGGCCAGGGCTTCTTCCAGGCCACTGGCGGTCTCGAGTTGGGCCGCATCAACGTCGCCGCGCGCGGTGTCGGGCTGGCCGACGGGTCGCTGCGCCTTGCCACAGAATATGCGCAATTGCGCCAGACCATGGGCAAGCCGATCGCCGACCATCAGGCGATCCAGCTCAAGATCGGCGAGATGGTGACGCGCGCCCGCGCCGCCCGGCTGCTGACGCTCGATGCCGCCGAAGCCTATGACCGCGGCGAACGCTGCGACATGGAAGCGGGGATGGCGAAATACTTCGCCTCCGAAGCCGCGGTTCGCAATTCGGAAGAGGCAATGCGCATCCATGGCGGCTATGCCTATTCCAAGGAATACGAGATCGAACGCTATTACCGCGACGCGCTGCTGATGTGCATCGGCGAGGGCACCAACGAGATGCAGCGGATGATCATTTCCAAGCAATGGGTGAAGCGGAACCCGGTTTGA